In the Drosophila gunungcola strain Sukarami unplaced genomic scaffold, Dgunungcola_SK_2 000001F, whole genome shotgun sequence genome, one interval contains:
- the LOC128261555 gene encoding multidrug resistance-associated protein 1 isoform X5, translating to MAEDTSSPMDRFCGSTFWNASETWWTDDPDFTPCFEQTVLVWTPCAFYWCFVIFDFYYLKASLDRNIPWNKLNVSKALVNLGLLVITALDLILALIKKGGDSELPLYDLDVWGPIIKFATFLLIFIFIPLNRKYGVQTTGCQFLFWFLLTVLSIPRCRTEVRLNADRQKILDSQQTTEHNFFWEEYQFASFFVSFTFTCIMLILNCFADGMPKQTKYQRGENEIPELSASFISRITYQWFDSMALKGYRNPLEEKDLWDLRPQDSCSEVMPIFAHHWNQNVRKNYKGRARVEPKAQFSNGHVTFENPHGEKNGSKKGMASIMPPIYRSFGGVFLFGSLMKLFTDVLTFAQPQVLSLIIGFVEAHETDPQPEWKGIMYAVLLFVLAAAQTLILGQYFHRMFVVGLRIRTALINAIYRKALRISNSTKKESTVGEIVNLMAVDAQRFMELTTYLNMIWSAPLQIGLALYFLWQQLGPSVLAGLAVMIILIPVNGVVASRIKTYQIRQMKYKDERVKLMNEVLSGIKVLKLYAWEPSFEKQVLDIREKEIATLRSTAYLNAGTSFLWSCAPFLVSLVTFATYVLIDENNVLDATKTFVSLSLFNILRFPLTVLPILITNVVQTQVSVDRINKFLNSEELDPNSVLHDSSKPHPMSIENGEFSWGDEITLRNINIEVHKNSLVALVGTVGSGKSSVVQAFLGEMEKLAGIVNTVGKLAYVPQQAWIQNATVRDNILFGKAYDRKRYNKVIDACALRADIDILSAGDLTEIGEKGINLSGGQKQRISLARAVYSDADLYLLDDPLSAVDSHVGKHIFEEVIGPKGMLARKSRVLVTHGVTFLPQVDSIYVLKMGEISESGTFDQLVKNKGAFADFIIQHLQDGNEEEEELNQIKRQISSTGDVPELLGSVEKAIKLARTESLSDSISVTSADSLMGGGGGGGGGSLRRRTRRQNSHDSVASAASLKKKQEVEGKLIETEKSQTGGVEFAVYKHYIKSVGIFLSVATLVLNFVFQAFQIGSNLWLTKWANDQDVGNDTGLRNMYLGVYGAFGFGQVTSYFICSLTLALGCIYCSKELHEKLLTFVFRWPMELFDTTPLGRIVNRFSKDVDTIDNVLPMLWRMVISQAFAVLATIVVISLSTPIFLAVIVPIAFLYYFAQRFYVATSRQLMRLESVSRSPIYSHFSETVTGASTIRAYNVGNRFIDESDAKVDENQVCKYPSVIANRWLAIRLEMVGNLIILFASLFAVLGGQTNPGLVGLSVSYALQVTQTLNWLVRMTSDIETNIVSVERIKEYGETKQEAAWELEQDKSKPKNWPQEGRVEFQNFQVRYREGLDLVLRGVSFDIRGGEKVGIVGRTGAGKSSLTLALFRIIEAAGGRIAIDGVDIATMGLHMLRSRLTIIPQDPVLFSGSLRVNLDPFEIKTDDEIWKALELSHLKSFVKSLAAGLNHEIAEGGENLSVGQRQLVCLARALLRKTKVLVLDEATAAVDLETDDLIQKTIRSEFKECTVLTIAHRLNTILDSDKVIVLDKGQITEFASPTELLDNPKSAFYSMAKDANLV from the exons ATGGCGGAGGACACAAGTTCGCCGATGGACAGATTCTGTGGTTCCACATTCTGG AACGCTTCGGAGACATGGTGGACCGACGATCCGGACTTCACGCCGTGCTTTGAGCAGACGGTGCTGGTCTGGACGCCCTGCGCCTTCTACTGGTGCTTCGTGATCTTCGACTTCTACTATCTGAAGGCGAGTTTGGACAGGAACATACCCTGGAACAAGCTGAACGTGAGCAAGGCCCTGGTGAATCTGGGTCTGCTGGTGATCACTGCCTTGGACCTGATACTGGCCCTGATCAAGAAGGGCGGCGACTCCGAGCTGCCGCTGTACGACTTGGACGTGTGGGGTCCCATCATCAAGTTCGCCACCTTCCTGCTGATCTTCATATTCATCCCGCTGAATCGCAAGTATGGAGTGCAGACCACGGGATGCCAATTCCTGTTCTGGTTCCTGCTGACCGTGCTCTCGATTCCGCGCTGCCGCACTGAGGTTCGGCTAAATGCGGACCGCCAGAAGATCCTGGACTCGCAACAGACCACGGAGCACAACTTCTTCTGGGAGGAGTATCAGTTCGCCAGCTTCTTCGTCTCATTCACCTTCACCTGCATCATGCTGATCCTCAACTGCTTTGCGGACGGCATGCCCAAGCAAACCAAGTATCAGAGGGGAGAGAACGAGATACCCGAGCTGTCGGCCAGTTTCATCTCGAGGATCACCTACCAGTGGTTCGATAGCATGGCCCTCAAGGGCTACCGCAATCCGCTGGAGGAGAAGGACCTCTGGGACCTGAGGCCGCAGGACAGCTGCTCCGAAGTGATGCCCATCTTTGCCCACCACTGGAACCAGAACGTGCGTAAGAACTACAAGGGCAGGGCCCGCGTGGAGCCGAAGGCGCAGTTTAGCAACGGACACGTGACCTTCGAGAATCCCCATGGCGAGAAGAATGGCAGCAAGAAGGGCATGGCCAGCATTATGCCGCCCATCTACAGATCCTTCGGAGGCGTTTTCCTGTTTGGCTCCCTCATGAAGCTGTTTACCGATGTCCTGACATTTGCCCAGCCGCAGGTCCTGAGCCTGATCATTGGCTTCGTCGAGGCCCACGAAACGGATCCGCAGCCCGAGTGGAAGGGCATCATGTACGCCGTGTTGCTTTTCGTGTTGGCCGCTGCACAGACCTTAATTCTGGGTCAGTACTTCCACCGCATGTTCGTCGTGGGCCTGCGCATCAGGACAGCTCTGATCAACGCCATCTACCGCAAGGCCCTGCGCATTTCAAACTCCACCAAAAAGGAATCGACCGTGGGCGAGATCGTCAACCTGATGGCCGTGGATGCCCAGCGTTTCATGGAGCTGACTACCTACCTGAATATGATCTGGTCGGCGCCTCTGCAGATCGGCCTAGCACTATATTTCCTCTGGCAGCAGTTGGGACCATCTGTCCTGGCCGGTCTGGCTGTGATGATTATCCTTATACCCGTGAACGGAGTGGTTGCCAGCCGCATCAAGACCTATCAGATCAGGCAGATGAAGTACAAGGATGAGCGTGTTAAGCTCATGAACGAAGTCCTGAGTGGCATTAAG GTCCTCAAATTGTACGCCTGGGAGCCGAGTTTCGAGAAGCAAGTTTTGGACATCCGTGAAAAGGAGATCGCGACTCTGCGATCCACCGCTTACCTGAACGCGGGCACTTCGTTCCTGTGGTCCTGCGCCCCCTTCCTG GTTTCATTAGTCACATTCGCCACTTACGTTCTAATCGATGAAAATAACGTGCTTGATGCCACAAAAACCTTTGTCTCATTATCATTATTCAACATTCTCCGGTTTCCGTTAACAGTGTTGCCCATACTGATCACCAACGTGGTGCAA ACGCAAGTTTCTGTGGATCGTATAAATAAGTTCCTGAACAGTGAGGAACTGGATCCCAACAGCGTTCTCCACGATTCCTCCAAAC CCCATCCCATGAGCATTGAGAACGGCGAGTTCTCCTGGGGCGATGAGATCACGCTGCGCAACATCAACATTGAGGTGCACAAGAACAGCCTGGTGGCCCTGGTGGGCACCGTGGGCTCCGGCAAGTCCTCGGTGGTGCAGGCCTTCCTCGGCGAAATGGAGAAACTTGCGGGCATTGTCAACACCGTGGGCAAGTTGGCCTATGTGCCGCAGCAGGCGTGGATTCAGAATGCGACGGTGAGGGACAACATCCTGTTCGGCAAGGCTTACGACCGCAAGCGCTACAACAAGGTCATCGATGCCTGTGCCCTGCGCGCCGATATCGACATCCTTTCGGCGGGAGATCTCACGGAAATCGGTGAGAAGGGCATTAATTTATCAGGTGGCCAAAAGCAGCGTATTTCGTTGGCCCGTGCCGTATACAGTGATGCCGATCTCTATTTGCTGGACGATCCTCTGAGTGCCGTGGACTCTCATGTGGGTAAGCACATTTTCGAGGAGGTGATTGGACCCAAGGGCATGCTGGCCCGCAAGTCACGCGTGCTGGTCACCCATGGCGTCACGTTCCTGCCCCAGGTCGACAGCATCTACGTGCTGAAAATGGGCGAGATCAGCGAGAGCGGCACATTCGACCAGCTGGTTAAGAACAAGGGTGCCTTCGCCGACTTTATCATCCAGCATCTGCAGGATGGCAatgaagaggaggaggagctcaACCAGATCAAGCGCCAAATCTCCAGCACCGGAGATGTCCCTGAGTTGCTAGGCAGTGTCGAGAAGGCCATTAAGTTGGCGCGCACGGAAAGCTTGTCCGATTCCAT ctCGGTTACCTCTGCGGACAGTTTAAtgggcggaggcggaggaggaggagggggaAGTCTTCGCCGGCGGACCAGGCGCCAGAATTCCCACGACTCAGTGGCCTCAGCcgcttcgctgaagaagaagCAGGAGGTCGAGGGCAAGCTTATTGAAACGGAAAAATCACAAACTGGTGGAGTGGAGTTCGCCGTGTACAAACACTATATAAAGAGCGTTGGCATCTTCCTGTCGGTGGCCACGCTGGTACTGAACTTCGTTTTCCAAGCATTCCAAATCGGGTCGAATCTGTGGCTCACCAAGTGGGCCAACGACCAAGACGTGGGCAACGACACTGGCCTCAGGAACATGTATCTGGGTGTTTATGGTGCCTTTGGATTCGGTCAAG TTACCTCGTATTTCATTTGTTCGCTCACGCTGGCCCTTGGATGCATCTACTGCTCCAAGGAGCTGCACGAGAAGCTTCTGACCTTCGTCTTCCGCTGGCCCATGGAGCTGTTCGATACCACGCCCCTCGGGCGCATTGTCAACCGCTTCTCGAAGGACGTCGACACGATCGACAATGTCCTGCCGATGCTTTGGCGCATGGTCATAAGTCAGGCGTTTGCG GTTCTGGCTACCATTGTGGTCATTAGTCTGTCCACACCGATTTTCCTGGCCGTGATCGTGCCCATCGCCTTCCTGTACTACTTTGCCCAGCGCTTCTATGTGGCCACTTCCCGGCAGTTGATGCGTCTGGAATCCGTCTCCCGATCCCCGATCTACTCGCATTTCAGCGAAACTGTGACCGGAGCCTCGACTATTCGCGCCTACAACGTTGGAAATCG CTTCATTGACGAATCCGATGCCAAGGTGGACGAGAACCAGGTGTGCAAGTATCCCTCTGTGATCGCCAACCGTTGGCTGGCCATTCGTCTTGAAATGGTTGGCAATCTGATCATCCTGTTCGCCTCGCTCTTTGCCGTGCTGGGCGGTCAAACCAATCCCGGCCTGGTGGGTCTGTCGGTGAGCTACGCCCTGCAGGTGACCCAAACCCTCAACTGGCTGGTGCGCATGACCTCCGACATCGAGACGAACATCGTGTCCGTGGAGCGCATCAAAGAGTACGGCGAGACGAAGCAGGAAGCTGCCTGGGAGCTGGAGCAGGACAAGAGCAAGCCCAAGAACTGGCCGCAGGAGGGCCGCGTCGAGTTCCAGAACTTCCAGGTGCGCTATCGCGAAGGTCTGGATCTGGTGCTGCGCGGCGTTAGCTTCGACATCAGGGGTGGAGAGAAGGTCGGCATCGTGGGTCGCACTGGAGCCGGTAAATCCAGTCTCACATTGGCTTTGTTCAG AATCATTGAAGCTGCCGGTGGTCGAATCGCGATCGATGGCGTGGACATTGCCACTATGGGTCTGCACATGTTGCGCTCCCGCCTGACAATCATCCCACAGGATCCGGTGCTGTTCTCTGGATCGCTGCGCGTCAACCTGGATCCCTTCGAAATCAAAACCGATGACGAGATCTGGAAGGCCTTGGAGCTGTCCCATCTGAAGTCGTTTGTGAAGAGTTTGGCAGCGGGCCTGAACCACGAGATTGCCGAGGGCGGCGAGAATCTGTCGGTGGGTCAGCGGCAGCTGGTTTGTTTGGCTCGTGCCCTGCTGCGAAAGACCAAGGTCCTGGTGCTGGACGAAGCCACCGCAGCTGTGGATCTGGAAACTGATGATTTGATTCAG AAAACAATCCGTTCGGAGTTTAAGGAGTGCACTGTGCTGACAATTGCCCATCGTTTGAACACTATTTTGGACTCGGACAAGGTGATCGTGCTGGACAAGGGCCAGATCACGGAGTTTGCCTCGCCCACGGAACTGCTGGACAATCCCAAGTCGGCCTTCTACAGCATGGCCAAGGACGCCAACCTAGTTTAA
- the LOC128261555 gene encoding multidrug resistance-associated protein 1 isoform X7, which translates to MAEDTSSPMDRFCGSTFWNASETWWTDDPDFTPCFEQTVLVWTPCAFYWCFVIFDFYYLKASLDRNIPWNKLNVSKALVNLGLLVITALDLILALIKKGGDSELPLYDLDVWGPIIKFATFLLIFIFIPLNRKYGVQTTGCQFLFWFLLTVLSIPRCRTEVRLNADRQKILDSQQTTEHNFFWEEYQFASFFVSFTFTCIMLILNCFADGMPKQTKYQRGENEIPELSASFISRITYQWFDSMALKGYRNPLEEKDLWDLRPQDSCSEVMPIFAHHWNQNVRKNYKGRARVEPKAQFSNGHVTFENPHGEKNGSKKGMASIMPPIYRSFGGVFLFGSLMKLFTDVLTFAQPQVLSLIIGFVEAHETDPQPEWKGIMYAVLLFVLAAAQTLILGQYFHRMFVVGLRIRTALINAIYRKALRISNSTKKESTVGEIVNLMAVDAQRFMELTTYLNMIWSAPLQIGLALYFLWQQLGPSVLAGLAVMIILIPVNGVVASRIKTYQIRQMKYKDERVKLMNEVLSGIKVLKLYAWEPSFEKQVLDIREKEIATLRSTAYLNAGTSFLWSCAPFLVSLVTFATYVLIDENNVLDATKTFVSLSLFNILRFPLTVLPILITNVVQTQVSVDRINKFLNSEELDPNSVLHDSSKPHPMSIENGEFSWGDEITLRNINIEVHKNSLVALVGTVGSGKSSVVQAFLGEMEKLAGIVNTVGKLAYVPQQAWIQNATVRDNILFGKAYDRKRYNKVIDACALRADIDILSAGDLTEIGEKGINLSGGQKQRISLARAVYSDADLYLLDDPLSAVDSHVGKHIFEEVIGPKGMLARKSRVLVTHGVTFLPQVDSIYVLKMGEISESGTFDQLVKNKGAFADFIIQHLQDGNEEEEELNQIKRQISSTGDVPELLGSVEKAIKLARTESLSDSISVTSADSLMGGGGGGGGGSLRRRTRRQNSHDSVASAASLKKKQEVEGKLIETEKSQTGGVEFAVYKHYIKSVGIFLSVATLVLNFVFQAFQIGSNLWLTKWANDQDVGNDTGLRNMYLGVYGAFGFGQVFSYIGSVIIVYLGALIGTRKIFVHLFGHIMHAPQAFFDIKPRARIIDRLSNDIYKLDIVLPELIRVFNSQVFRVLATIVVISLSTPIFLAVIVPIAFLYYFAQRFYVATSRQLMRLESVSRSPIYSHFSETVTGASTIRAYNVGNRFIDESDAKVDENQVCKYPSVIANRWLAIRLEMVGNLIILFASLFAVLGGQTNPGLVGLSVSYALQVTQTLNWLVRMTSDIETNIVSVERIKEYGETKQEAAWELEQDKSKPKNWPQEGRVEFQNFQVRYREGLDLVLRGVSFDIRGGEKVGIVGRTGAGKSSLTLALFRIIEAAGGRIAIDGVDIATMGLHMLRSRLTIIPQDPVLFSGSLRVNLDPFEIKTDDEIWKALELSHLKSFVKSLAAGLNHEIAEGGENLSVGQRQLVCLARALLRKTKVLVLDEATAAVDLETDDLIQKTIRSEFKECTVLTIAHRLNTILDSDKVIVLDKGQITEFASPTELLDNPKSAFYSMAKDANLV; encoded by the exons ATGGCGGAGGACACAAGTTCGCCGATGGACAGATTCTGTGGTTCCACATTCTGG AACGCTTCGGAGACATGGTGGACCGACGATCCGGACTTCACGCCGTGCTTTGAGCAGACGGTGCTGGTCTGGACGCCCTGCGCCTTCTACTGGTGCTTCGTGATCTTCGACTTCTACTATCTGAAGGCGAGTTTGGACAGGAACATACCCTGGAACAAGCTGAACGTGAGCAAGGCCCTGGTGAATCTGGGTCTGCTGGTGATCACTGCCTTGGACCTGATACTGGCCCTGATCAAGAAGGGCGGCGACTCCGAGCTGCCGCTGTACGACTTGGACGTGTGGGGTCCCATCATCAAGTTCGCCACCTTCCTGCTGATCTTCATATTCATCCCGCTGAATCGCAAGTATGGAGTGCAGACCACGGGATGCCAATTCCTGTTCTGGTTCCTGCTGACCGTGCTCTCGATTCCGCGCTGCCGCACTGAGGTTCGGCTAAATGCGGACCGCCAGAAGATCCTGGACTCGCAACAGACCACGGAGCACAACTTCTTCTGGGAGGAGTATCAGTTCGCCAGCTTCTTCGTCTCATTCACCTTCACCTGCATCATGCTGATCCTCAACTGCTTTGCGGACGGCATGCCCAAGCAAACCAAGTATCAGAGGGGAGAGAACGAGATACCCGAGCTGTCGGCCAGTTTCATCTCGAGGATCACCTACCAGTGGTTCGATAGCATGGCCCTCAAGGGCTACCGCAATCCGCTGGAGGAGAAGGACCTCTGGGACCTGAGGCCGCAGGACAGCTGCTCCGAAGTGATGCCCATCTTTGCCCACCACTGGAACCAGAACGTGCGTAAGAACTACAAGGGCAGGGCCCGCGTGGAGCCGAAGGCGCAGTTTAGCAACGGACACGTGACCTTCGAGAATCCCCATGGCGAGAAGAATGGCAGCAAGAAGGGCATGGCCAGCATTATGCCGCCCATCTACAGATCCTTCGGAGGCGTTTTCCTGTTTGGCTCCCTCATGAAGCTGTTTACCGATGTCCTGACATTTGCCCAGCCGCAGGTCCTGAGCCTGATCATTGGCTTCGTCGAGGCCCACGAAACGGATCCGCAGCCCGAGTGGAAGGGCATCATGTACGCCGTGTTGCTTTTCGTGTTGGCCGCTGCACAGACCTTAATTCTGGGTCAGTACTTCCACCGCATGTTCGTCGTGGGCCTGCGCATCAGGACAGCTCTGATCAACGCCATCTACCGCAAGGCCCTGCGCATTTCAAACTCCACCAAAAAGGAATCGACCGTGGGCGAGATCGTCAACCTGATGGCCGTGGATGCCCAGCGTTTCATGGAGCTGACTACCTACCTGAATATGATCTGGTCGGCGCCTCTGCAGATCGGCCTAGCACTATATTTCCTCTGGCAGCAGTTGGGACCATCTGTCCTGGCCGGTCTGGCTGTGATGATTATCCTTATACCCGTGAACGGAGTGGTTGCCAGCCGCATCAAGACCTATCAGATCAGGCAGATGAAGTACAAGGATGAGCGTGTTAAGCTCATGAACGAAGTCCTGAGTGGCATTAAG GTCCTCAAATTGTACGCCTGGGAGCCGAGTTTCGAGAAGCAAGTTTTGGACATCCGTGAAAAGGAGATCGCGACTCTGCGATCCACCGCTTACCTGAACGCGGGCACTTCGTTCCTGTGGTCCTGCGCCCCCTTCCTG GTTTCATTAGTCACATTCGCCACTTACGTTCTAATCGATGAAAATAACGTGCTTGATGCCACAAAAACCTTTGTCTCATTATCATTATTCAACATTCTCCGGTTTCCGTTAACAGTGTTGCCCATACTGATCACCAACGTGGTGCAA ACGCAAGTTTCTGTGGATCGTATAAATAAGTTCCTGAACAGTGAGGAACTGGATCCCAACAGCGTTCTCCACGATTCCTCCAAAC CCCATCCCATGAGCATTGAGAACGGCGAGTTCTCCTGGGGCGATGAGATCACGCTGCGCAACATCAACATTGAGGTGCACAAGAACAGCCTGGTGGCCCTGGTGGGCACCGTGGGCTCCGGCAAGTCCTCGGTGGTGCAGGCCTTCCTCGGCGAAATGGAGAAACTTGCGGGCATTGTCAACACCGTGGGCAAGTTGGCCTATGTGCCGCAGCAGGCGTGGATTCAGAATGCGACGGTGAGGGACAACATCCTGTTCGGCAAGGCTTACGACCGCAAGCGCTACAACAAGGTCATCGATGCCTGTGCCCTGCGCGCCGATATCGACATCCTTTCGGCGGGAGATCTCACGGAAATCGGTGAGAAGGGCATTAATTTATCAGGTGGCCAAAAGCAGCGTATTTCGTTGGCCCGTGCCGTATACAGTGATGCCGATCTCTATTTGCTGGACGATCCTCTGAGTGCCGTGGACTCTCATGTGGGTAAGCACATTTTCGAGGAGGTGATTGGACCCAAGGGCATGCTGGCCCGCAAGTCACGCGTGCTGGTCACCCATGGCGTCACGTTCCTGCCCCAGGTCGACAGCATCTACGTGCTGAAAATGGGCGAGATCAGCGAGAGCGGCACATTCGACCAGCTGGTTAAGAACAAGGGTGCCTTCGCCGACTTTATCATCCAGCATCTGCAGGATGGCAatgaagaggaggaggagctcaACCAGATCAAGCGCCAAATCTCCAGCACCGGAGATGTCCCTGAGTTGCTAGGCAGTGTCGAGAAGGCCATTAAGTTGGCGCGCACGGAAAGCTTGTCCGATTCCAT ctCGGTTACCTCTGCGGACAGTTTAAtgggcggaggcggaggaggaggagggggaAGTCTTCGCCGGCGGACCAGGCGCCAGAATTCCCACGACTCAGTGGCCTCAGCcgcttcgctgaagaagaagCAGGAGGTCGAGGGCAAGCTTATTGAAACGGAAAAATCACAAACTGGTGGAGTGGAGTTCGCCGTGTACAAACACTATATAAAGAGCGTTGGCATCTTCCTGTCGGTGGCCACGCTGGTACTGAACTTCGTTTTCCAAGCATTCCAAATCGGGTCGAATCTGTGGCTCACCAAGTGGGCCAACGACCAAGACGTGGGCAACGACACTGGCCTCAGGAACATGTATCTGGGTGTTTATGGTGCCTTTGGATTCGGTCAAG TCTTTAGCTATATAGGCAGTGTGATTATCGTTTACTTGGGTGCCCTGATCGGGACCCGGAAAATATTTGTCCACCTATTTGGCCACATAATGCATGCCCCGCAAGCCTTTTTCGACATAAAGCCCCGGGCACGAATTATCGATCGTCTGTCGAACGATATTTACAAATTGGATATTGTATTGCCAGAACTAATACGCGTCTTTAACTCGCAAGTGTTTCGG GTTCTGGCTACCATTGTGGTCATTAGTCTGTCCACACCGATTTTCCTGGCCGTGATCGTGCCCATCGCCTTCCTGTACTACTTTGCCCAGCGCTTCTATGTGGCCACTTCCCGGCAGTTGATGCGTCTGGAATCCGTCTCCCGATCCCCGATCTACTCGCATTTCAGCGAAACTGTGACCGGAGCCTCGACTATTCGCGCCTACAACGTTGGAAATCG CTTCATTGACGAATCCGATGCCAAGGTGGACGAGAACCAGGTGTGCAAGTATCCCTCTGTGATCGCCAACCGTTGGCTGGCCATTCGTCTTGAAATGGTTGGCAATCTGATCATCCTGTTCGCCTCGCTCTTTGCCGTGCTGGGCGGTCAAACCAATCCCGGCCTGGTGGGTCTGTCGGTGAGCTACGCCCTGCAGGTGACCCAAACCCTCAACTGGCTGGTGCGCATGACCTCCGACATCGAGACGAACATCGTGTCCGTGGAGCGCATCAAAGAGTACGGCGAGACGAAGCAGGAAGCTGCCTGGGAGCTGGAGCAGGACAAGAGCAAGCCCAAGAACTGGCCGCAGGAGGGCCGCGTCGAGTTCCAGAACTTCCAGGTGCGCTATCGCGAAGGTCTGGATCTGGTGCTGCGCGGCGTTAGCTTCGACATCAGGGGTGGAGAGAAGGTCGGCATCGTGGGTCGCACTGGAGCCGGTAAATCCAGTCTCACATTGGCTTTGTTCAG AATCATTGAAGCTGCCGGTGGTCGAATCGCGATCGATGGCGTGGACATTGCCACTATGGGTCTGCACATGTTGCGCTCCCGCCTGACAATCATCCCACAGGATCCGGTGCTGTTCTCTGGATCGCTGCGCGTCAACCTGGATCCCTTCGAAATCAAAACCGATGACGAGATCTGGAAGGCCTTGGAGCTGTCCCATCTGAAGTCGTTTGTGAAGAGTTTGGCAGCGGGCCTGAACCACGAGATTGCCGAGGGCGGCGAGAATCTGTCGGTGGGTCAGCGGCAGCTGGTTTGTTTGGCTCGTGCCCTGCTGCGAAAGACCAAGGTCCTGGTGCTGGACGAAGCCACCGCAGCTGTGGATCTGGAAACTGATGATTTGATTCAG AAAACAATCCGTTCGGAGTTTAAGGAGTGCACTGTGCTGACAATTGCCCATCGTTTGAACACTATTTTGGACTCGGACAAGGTGATCGTGCTGGACAAGGGCCAGATCACGGAGTTTGCCTCGCCCACGGAACTGCTGGACAATCCCAAGTCGGCCTTCTACAGCATGGCCAAGGACGCCAACCTAGTTTAA